The DNA segment GGACGGACGCCGGACGCACACGCCGGAAGTGACGCAGCTTCGTGAGCGCGGGGCCGGGCACGGCCTCCACCAGAGAGCGCCTCACCCCATGGCCACGCCCCCACCCAAGGAAGCAGTCGGGATTGGGCAGACAGGGGGAAAGGGGGCGAGGCTTAGGGCAACGGCTGTAACGGCCGCGCAAGGCAACCAACCGCCGAAACTTCCGCGTGGGGCGGGGCATACGCAGGGCCTGAGGGCGCGGAGCTGAGTCGGACACCGTGACGCTACGGGTGGGCGGGGACTCAACTCCTGCCAGGGCTTGAAGGGAATTCCCTGGTGAGTTGGGGAGGCGGGGCCGGGCGGGAGGCGGGGCCGGGCGGGAGGCGGGGCCGGGCGGGAGGCGGGGCCGGGCGGGAGGCGGGGCCGGGCGGGAGGCGGGGCCGGGCGGGAGGCGGGGCCGGGCGGGAGGCGGGGCCGGGCGGGAGGCGGGGCCGGGCGGGAGGTGCGGCGGCGGCGCTGTCACTTCAGCACCAGGAAGTAGGTGGTCCAGCCGGCCAGCAGCAGCGCCCCGATGAGCACCGTGTAGCTGAGGAGCACGAAGGCGAGCAGCTCCCGCAGCAGCTGCAGCACGTGGACGGTGGACGAGGCCGGCATCGCGCTGCGCGGGAGACCCGGGACGGTCGGCACCCTGCCGGGCTGGCGCCGTCCCAGAGGGGCGGACGGGAACACACGAGGCCCTCGAAACAGCAAACGAAGGCTAGGAAGCCCACAGTGCCGACCTCCCCAACAGCCTCCTGGACGCTCGCTTCTCGGTTACACTGGAGAATCCTTCTCAACCCAAACTGCCCTCGTTCTTTGGCTCTGATCCGGGCTGAGGAGTCAGAGGCCCGGCTCTTCCCCGCGCCCCGCAGCTGCATGAGTCTTCCTCCCGGCTCGCtcctcccaccaccacctcctGCATTTTTAATGCTGTGAGTGCCGCTAATGGGCTGGTGGAGTATAGCTTTCTTTTCCCGTCACTCAAGCTGCAGCCCCAGCTGCGGCCCTGgctggaaggggaagaggagaccCATTTGGGCAGGAGGAAGGCACAGGCCCAAACCTGCCCTTCTGTGAGTCCCCTGGCCCCAAGGCTTGCCAGCAGCAGAGATGGAGGATCTTTGCTTTGTGGTCCGGCATGCTTGCCTTCTGGCCAGCTGGAACTGCAGGGTGCCAGGTGGTGGGTGGGCATCAGTCCGATCCTGGGCTCACCTCCCCCACAATGCTCTGTACATCTGCCCCAGCCCTGCTAACTTCCACAAGAGACGGCATCAGACAGTAAGAACCCCACACCAGCTCATCAGACAGTAGGAACCCTACAGCACCTCCAAAGCTGCTTTGCCCAGCCAC comes from the Macaca mulatta isolate MMU2019108-1 chromosome 11, T2T-MMU8v2.0, whole genome shotgun sequence genome and includes:
- the LOC144333182 gene encoding uncharacterized protein LOC144333182; its protein translation is MPASSTVHVLQLLRELLAFVLLSYTVLIGALLLAGWTTYFLVLK